Proteins encoded by one window of Nocardia goodfellowii:
- a CDS encoding coenzyme F420-0:L-glutamate ligase, which produces MVNPIVDHAAAELTILPVTGLPEFRPGDDVAAHIAACAPWLADGDILVVTSKIVAKAEGRIVTAPLDPEERDAARRTLVDQEAVRVLARKGRTLITENKLGIVQAASGVDGSNVEQGELVLLPADPDASAKALRTALADQLGVDVAVVITDTMGRAWRNGQTDAAIGAAGLRVLHDYAGAVDTQGNELHVTQIALADELAAAADLVKGKLGGLPVAVVRGLPITDDGSSARDLLRGGTEDLFWLGTAEAIEQGRREAILLRRSVRQFADTPVDPDRIRAAVGVALTAPAPHHTRPVRFVWLRDPDRRAALLEAMADKWRADLGSDGRTPESVERRVARGRILFDAPEVIIPFCVPDGAHDYPDERRRAAEQTMFTVAVGAAVQGLLVALATEGIGSCWIGSTIFAPEVTREVLGLPADWNPLGAIAVGYPLEELAPRPARSPGDGLVEL; this is translated from the coding sequence GTGGTGAACCCGATCGTCGATCACGCTGCGGCCGAACTGACGATTCTGCCGGTCACCGGGCTGCCCGAGTTCCGGCCCGGCGATGATGTCGCCGCGCACATCGCCGCCTGCGCGCCGTGGCTGGCCGACGGCGACATCCTCGTGGTCACCAGCAAGATCGTGGCCAAAGCCGAGGGCCGCATCGTCACCGCGCCGCTGGATCCGGAGGAGCGCGACGCCGCGCGCCGGACGCTGGTCGATCAGGAAGCGGTGCGGGTGCTCGCGCGCAAAGGCCGCACCCTGATCACCGAGAACAAGCTCGGCATCGTCCAGGCTGCCTCCGGTGTCGACGGCTCCAATGTGGAGCAGGGCGAATTGGTGCTGCTGCCCGCCGATCCCGACGCCAGCGCCAAGGCCTTGCGCACCGCGCTCGCCGACCAGCTCGGCGTCGATGTCGCGGTGGTCATCACCGACACCATGGGCCGGGCCTGGCGCAACGGCCAGACCGATGCCGCCATCGGCGCGGCCGGCCTGCGGGTGCTGCACGACTACGCGGGCGCGGTGGACACACAGGGCAACGAACTGCACGTCACCCAGATCGCGCTGGCCGACGAACTCGCCGCGGCGGCGGATCTGGTGAAGGGCAAGCTCGGCGGGCTCCCGGTCGCGGTGGTGCGCGGGCTCCCGATCACCGATGACGGGTCGAGCGCGCGGGATCTGCTGCGCGGTGGCACGGAGGACCTGTTCTGGCTCGGCACCGCCGAGGCGATCGAGCAGGGCCGGCGGGAAGCGATCCTGCTGCGCCGCTCGGTGCGCCAGTTCGCCGATACCCCGGTGGATCCCGACCGTATCCGGGCCGCGGTAGGGGTGGCGTTGACCGCGCCCGCACCGCATCACACCCGGCCCGTGCGTTTCGTCTGGCTGCGCGATCCGGACCGCCGCGCCGCGCTGCTGGAAGCGATGGCCGACAAGTGGCGCGCCGATCTCGGCTCCGACGGCCGGACACCCGAGAGCGTCGAGCGCCGAGTCGCCCGCGGCCGCATCCTTTTCGACGCCCCCGAGGTGATCATCCCGTTCTGTGTCCCCGACGGCGCGCACGATTATCCCGACGAGCGCCGCCGCGCCGCCGAGCAGACAATGTTCACCGTCGCGGTGGGCGCCGCGGTGCAGGGCCTGCTGGTGGCGCTGGCCACCGAGGGGATCGGCAGCTGCTGGATCGGGTCGACCATTTTCGCTCCCGAGGTCACCCGCGAGGTGCTCGGATTGCCGGCCGACTGGAATCCGCTGGGGGCGATCGCGGTCGGTTACCCGCTGGAGGAACTGGCGCCCCGGCCCGCGCGCAGTCCGGGCGACGGGTTGGTCGAGCTGTGA
- a CDS encoding tobH protein → MIAGTPVLDLDDAASLEAADTGGALRSAASGGAQVRATAAAVGEDVLGRLTGLRPRSVVLVCGSGRAARAADLLIAALGDRASLPIVTAGTLPPWVGPLDVVLVAGDDAGDPRLIDSVDRAVRRGAEVVVAAPLEGPLRAAAAGRAAILEPRVQVLAYNRMLRFLAAGISVLRLVDPVRTADAVPDLTALADVLDAEALRDGPHSDVFHNPAKTLAARMQQRGIVLAGDSPAAAALAGHGAEVLLQSAGRVAAGVDLAEAVAAHSRIAEAAGGATPDFDPLFHDEELDGPAPVERVGVFVLSADPDQSAARRRIAVFGGGSGLVDADLVSADVDLLQASLADPSVPTAARIDDPAAVQPGTSGHGTELEQLAVLALRLEMAAAYLRLLSAGTSASTSDEHFDGGRY, encoded by the coding sequence ATGATCGCTGGAACACCGGTGCTCGACCTCGACGATGCCGCTTCGCTCGAAGCCGCCGATACCGGCGGCGCCTTGCGCTCGGCCGCTTCCGGCGGCGCGCAGGTACGTGCGACCGCGGCGGCCGTCGGTGAGGATGTGCTCGGCCGCCTCACCGGCTTACGTCCCCGCAGTGTGGTGCTGGTCTGTGGCTCCGGCCGCGCCGCGCGCGCCGCGGACCTGTTGATCGCCGCGCTCGGCGATCGGGCCAGTCTGCCGATCGTCACGGCGGGCACGCTGCCGCCCTGGGTCGGTCCCCTCGATGTGGTGCTGGTCGCCGGTGACGACGCGGGTGATCCGCGCCTGATCGACTCGGTGGACCGAGCCGTGCGCCGCGGCGCCGAAGTGGTGGTCGCCGCTCCGCTGGAGGGCCCGTTGCGGGCCGCCGCGGCCGGCCGGGCCGCCATTCTGGAACCCCGGGTGCAGGTCCTCGCCTACAACCGCATGCTGCGCTTCCTGGCGGCCGGCATCTCCGTGCTGCGCCTGGTCGATCCGGTGCGCACCGCCGATGCGGTGCCCGATCTCACCGCGCTCGCCGACGTGCTGGACGCCGAGGCGTTGCGCGACGGCCCGCACAGCGACGTCTTCCACAATCCCGCCAAGACCTTGGCCGCGCGGATGCAGCAGCGCGGGATCGTGCTGGCCGGTGATTCCCCCGCCGCGGCCGCACTGGCCGGGCACGGCGCCGAGGTGCTGTTGCAGTCGGCGGGCCGAGTGGCCGCCGGGGTGGATCTGGCCGAGGCCGTCGCCGCGCACTCGCGCATCGCCGAGGCCGCGGGCGGAGCCACCCCCGATTTCGATCCGCTGTTCCACGACGAGGAACTCGACGGGCCCGCGCCGGTGGAGCGGGTCGGGGTGTTCGTGCTCAGCGCCGATCCGGATCAGTCCGCGGCCCGGCGCCGGATCGCGGTGTTCGGCGGCGGTTCCGGTCTGGTGGACGCCGATCTGGTCAGCGCCGATGTCGACCTGCTGCAGGCCTCGCTGGCCGACCCGAGCGTGCCCACCGCCGCCCGGATCGATGATCCGGCCGCGGTGCAGCCCGGCACGTCCGGGCACGGCACCGAACTCGAACAACTCGCGGTGCTCGCGCTGCGACTGGAGATGGCCGCGGCCTATCTGCGGCTGCTCAGCGCCGGCACCTCCGCGAGCACGAGCGACGAGCATTTCGACGGGGGACGCTACTAG
- a CDS encoding alkane 1-monooxygenase — MQSAGKPAGSPDPKRHLWVLGLIAPSCALLPSQLVLHTGQAVFWWIGPIIVLVVIPILDWLVGEDGSNPRDEDYELLSNDRYYRWCTYLFLPIQLIGLGIACFMWAGNDLSVLDKLGLAATLGFVSGIGINAAHELGHRVEHLERWLAKVALAQSCYGHFFVEHNRGHHVRVATPEDPASGRLGESLWEFLPRSVIGGFRSAIALERERLARKGKRWWDPHNHILQAWSMSIVLFGGLVAVFGIGALPYLLLQAVIGAALLETVNYVEHYGLLRERRPNGNYARCSARDSWNSDRLVTNIFLFHLQRHSDHHANPGRRYQTLRSSMQAPQLPAGYASMIVFAAIPPLWRAVMDHRVIAHYDGDISRANIQPRKRRRILSANEATA; from the coding sequence GTGCAATCGGCTGGCAAACCTGCGGGGTCTCCCGATCCAAAACGCCATTTGTGGGTTCTCGGCCTGATCGCCCCCTCATGTGCGCTCTTGCCTTCTCAACTGGTGCTTCACACCGGGCAAGCAGTGTTCTGGTGGATCGGGCCGATCATCGTGCTGGTAGTCATTCCGATCCTGGATTGGCTGGTGGGCGAGGACGGCAGCAACCCCCGGGACGAGGACTACGAGCTGCTGTCCAACGATCGGTACTACCGTTGGTGCACATACCTTTTCCTACCCATCCAGCTGATCGGTCTGGGGATCGCCTGTTTCATGTGGGCCGGCAATGACCTGAGCGTCCTGGACAAGCTCGGCCTGGCGGCGACGCTCGGCTTCGTCAGCGGGATCGGCATCAACGCCGCGCACGAACTCGGGCACCGGGTGGAGCATCTGGAACGCTGGCTCGCGAAAGTCGCGCTGGCGCAGTCCTGCTACGGCCACTTCTTCGTCGAGCACAACCGCGGCCACCACGTCCGGGTCGCCACCCCCGAGGACCCGGCCAGCGGCCGGCTCGGCGAATCCCTGTGGGAGTTCTTGCCCCGCAGCGTGATCGGCGGTTTCCGCTCGGCCATCGCGTTGGAACGCGAGCGCCTGGCGCGCAAGGGCAAGCGCTGGTGGGACCCGCACAACCACATCCTGCAAGCCTGGTCGATGTCGATCGTGCTGTTCGGTGGCCTGGTCGCGGTGTTCGGCATCGGTGCGCTGCCCTACCTGCTGCTGCAGGCGGTGATCGGCGCGGCGCTGCTGGAAACGGTGAACTACGTAGAGCATTACGGCCTGCTCCGGGAGCGGCGGCCCAACGGCAATTACGCCCGCTGCTCCGCGCGGGACAGCTGGAACAGCGACCGGCTCGTCACCAACATCTTCCTGTTCCATCTGCAGCGGCACAGTGACCACCACGCCAATCCGGGCCGTCGCTATCAAACCCTGCGCAGCTCCATGCAAGCCCCGCAACTACCCGCCGGCTACGCCTCGATGATCGTGTTCGCGGCCATCCCGCCGCTGTGGCGCGCGGTGATGGACCACCGCGTGATCGCGCACTACGACGGCGATATCAGTCGCGCGAACATCCAGCCGCGTAAGCGCCGCCGGATCCTGTCCGCGAACGAGGCGACCGCGTAA
- the mtrA gene encoding MtrAB system response regulator MtrA, with product MKPKILVVDDDMALAEMLTIVLRGEGFDPHVVGDGTQALAAVREIRPDLVLLDLMLPGMNGIDVCRVLRADSGVPIVMLTAKTDTVDVVLGLESGADDYIVKPFKPKELVARVRARLRRTEEEPAELLSIADIVIDVPAHKVTRGGAQISLTPLEFDLLVALARKPRQVFTREVLLEQVWGYRHAADTRLVNVHVQRLRAKVEKDPENPEIVLTVRGVGYKAGPP from the coding sequence ATGAAGCCCAAGATTCTGGTCGTCGACGACGATATGGCACTCGCTGAGATGCTCACGATCGTCTTGCGCGGGGAAGGGTTCGACCCGCACGTGGTCGGCGACGGCACGCAGGCCCTGGCGGCGGTTCGTGAGATCCGCCCCGATCTTGTGTTGCTGGACCTGATGCTGCCCGGCATGAACGGCATCGATGTATGCCGCGTGCTGCGGGCCGATTCCGGCGTTCCGATCGTGATGCTCACCGCCAAGACCGACACGGTCGACGTGGTGCTCGGTTTGGAGTCCGGCGCCGACGATTACATCGTCAAACCGTTCAAGCCGAAGGAGCTCGTCGCCCGCGTGCGGGCGCGGCTGCGGCGCACCGAGGAGGAGCCGGCCGAGCTGCTCTCCATCGCCGACATCGTCATCGACGTGCCCGCGCACAAGGTGACTCGCGGTGGTGCGCAGATCTCGCTGACGCCACTGGAATTCGATCTGCTCGTCGCGCTCGCGCGCAAACCGCGCCAGGTGTTCACCCGTGAGGTCCTGCTGGAGCAGGTCTGGGGATACCGGCACGCCGCCGACACTCGTCTGGTGAACGTGCACGTGCAGCGGTTGCGTGCGAAGGTCGAGAAGGATCCCGAGAATCCGGAGATCGTGCTTACCGTGCGCGGGGTCGGGTACAAGGCCGGACCTCCGTGA
- a CDS encoding metallopeptidase family protein, with protein sequence MARSRNRRPPTARSVIRRGRGVRGPMLPPTVPAWRTRGQQFDRLVLEAFAPLDSRWHDRLTKLDIAVDDVPKIRPLHPDSVTWPDEVVADGPVPLSRLIPAGVDRHGAATRARVVLFRKPLELRAGDPDDLVELLREVLVQQIATYLGVDPEIIDPE encoded by the coding sequence ATGGCACGCTCCCGCAACCGACGACCCCCGACCGCCCGGTCGGTGATCCGCCGCGGCCGTGGGGTGCGCGGGCCCATGCTCCCGCCGACGGTCCCGGCCTGGCGCACCCGCGGCCAGCAGTTCGACCGTCTCGTCCTGGAGGCGTTCGCGCCCCTGGACAGCCGCTGGCACGACCGGCTCACCAAACTCGACATCGCGGTCGACGATGTACCGAAAATTCGTCCGCTGCACCCCGATTCGGTCACCTGGCCGGACGAGGTGGTGGCCGACGGCCCCGTTCCGCTGTCCCGCCTGATCCCCGCCGGGGTCGATCGGCACGGCGCCGCGACCCGCGCCCGGGTCGTGCTGTTCCGCAAGCCCCTGGAACTGCGCGCGGGCGACCCGGACGATCTGGTGGAACTGCTCCGCGAGGTCCTGGTGCAGCAGATCGCCACCTACCTCGGCGTCGACCCCGAGATCATCGATCCCGAATAG
- a CDS encoding dTMP kinase, which produces MGVLVAVEGLDGAGKRTLIEATAARLRADGLRVSTLAFPRYGRSVHADLAAEALRGAHGDLAESVNAMALLFALDRADARAELTKLVLDNDIVILDRYVASNAAYNAARLAQSADSEIARWVAELEFGRFQLPTPDLQLLLDVDTELAADRARKRGELDATRALDAYERDGGLQRRTLEVYRELAEGNWRSPWWRIRSDDDPASAAARLAELVSG; this is translated from the coding sequence ATGGGTGTGCTGGTGGCGGTGGAGGGTCTCGACGGTGCGGGCAAGCGCACGCTGATCGAGGCGACGGCCGCCCGGTTGCGCGCGGATGGACTGCGGGTGAGCACGCTGGCCTTCCCGCGTTACGGCCGGTCGGTGCACGCCGACCTCGCCGCCGAGGCCCTGCGTGGCGCGCACGGGGATCTGGCGGAATCGGTGAATGCGATGGCGTTGCTGTTCGCCCTCGATCGCGCCGACGCCCGCGCCGAGCTGACGAAGCTGGTGCTGGACAACGACATCGTCATTCTGGACCGCTACGTCGCCTCCAACGCGGCCTACAACGCGGCCCGCCTCGCGCAATCCGCCGACAGCGAGATCGCGCGTTGGGTGGCCGAATTGGAGTTCGGCCGTTTCCAGCTGCCCACGCCGGATCTGCAGCTGTTGCTGGACGTCGATACCGAGCTCGCGGCCGACCGCGCGCGCAAGCGCGGCGAACTCGACGCGACTCGCGCACTGGACGCCTACGAACGCGACGGCGGATTACAGCGGCGCACCCTCGAGGTCTATCGTGAGCTGGCCGAAGGCAACTGGCGCAGTCCTTGGTGGAGAATACGATCCGATGACGATCCGGCATCGGCGGCCGCGCGATTGGCCGAATTGGTTTCCGGATAA
- the ahcY gene encoding adenosylhomocysteinase — protein sequence MTTSELTADVRNGIDYKVADLSLAEFGRKEIRLAEHEMPGLMALRREYHDVQPLKGARISGSLHMTVQTAVLIETLVALGAQVRWASCNIFSTQDHAAAAIVVGPHGTVEEPKGTPVFAWKGETLEEYWWAAEQMLTWPEEPANMILDDGGDATMLVLRGAQFEKAGVVPPEEEDHSAEYKVFLNLLRASLEADKSKWTKIAESVKGVTEETTTGVLRLYQFAAAGELVFPAINVNDSVTKSKFDNKYGTRHSLIDGINRGTDVLIGGKKVLICGYGDVGKGCAESLAGQGARVQVTEIDPINALQALMDGYDVVTVEEAIGDADIVITSTGNKDIITLDHMKAMKDHAILGNIGHFDNEIDMAALERSGATRINIKPQVDEWTFKESGKAIIVLSEGRLLNLGNATGHPSFVMSNSFSNQVIAQIELWTKPEQYDNEVYRLPKALDEKVAKIHVEALGGTLTKLTKDQAEYIGVDVEGPYKPEHYRY from the coding sequence ATGACGACCTCAGAACTTACCGCCGATGTGCGCAACGGCATCGATTACAAAGTAGCCGATCTGTCCTTGGCCGAGTTCGGCCGCAAGGAGATCCGCCTCGCCGAGCACGAGATGCCCGGCCTGATGGCGCTGCGCCGCGAGTATCACGACGTGCAGCCGCTCAAGGGCGCGCGGATCTCCGGCTCGTTGCACATGACGGTGCAGACCGCGGTGCTCATCGAGACCCTGGTCGCGCTCGGCGCGCAGGTCCGCTGGGCCTCGTGCAACATCTTCTCCACCCAGGACCATGCCGCCGCGGCCATCGTCGTCGGGCCGCACGGCACTGTCGAGGAGCCCAAGGGCACCCCGGTTTTCGCCTGGAAGGGCGAGACGCTGGAGGAGTACTGGTGGGCCGCCGAGCAGATGCTCACCTGGCCGGAGGAACCGGCCAACATGATCCTCGACGACGGCGGTGACGCCACCATGCTCGTGCTGCGCGGCGCGCAGTTCGAGAAGGCCGGCGTCGTGCCGCCGGAGGAGGAGGATCACTCGGCCGAGTACAAGGTGTTCCTGAACCTGTTGCGCGCCAGCCTCGAAGCCGACAAGTCCAAGTGGACCAAGATCGCCGAGAGCGTCAAGGGCGTCACCGAGGAGACCACCACCGGCGTGCTGCGGCTCTACCAGTTCGCCGCCGCGGGTGAGCTGGTGTTCCCGGCCATCAACGTCAACGACTCGGTCACCAAGTCGAAGTTCGACAACAAGTACGGCACCCGCCACTCGCTGATCGACGGCATCAACCGCGGCACCGATGTGCTCATCGGCGGCAAAAAGGTGCTGATCTGCGGTTACGGCGATGTCGGCAAGGGCTGCGCGGAATCGCTTGCCGGACAGGGTGCTCGGGTCCAGGTCACCGAGATCGACCCGATCAACGCGCTGCAGGCGTTGATGGACGGCTACGACGTCGTCACCGTCGAGGAGGCGATCGGCGACGCCGACATCGTCATCACCTCGACCGGCAACAAGGACATCATCACCCTCGATCACATGAAGGCGATGAAGGATCACGCGATCCTCGGCAATATCGGTCACTTCGACAACGAGATCGATATGGCGGCGCTGGAGCGTTCGGGCGCGACCCGGATCAACATCAAGCCGCAGGTCGACGAGTGGACCTTCAAGGAGTCCGGCAAGGCGATCATCGTCCTGTCCGAAGGCCGCCTGCTGAACCTCGGCAACGCCACCGGTCACCCGTCGTTCGTGATGTCGAACAGCTTCTCCAACCAGGTCATCGCGCAGATCGAACTGTGGACCAAGCCGGAGCAGTACGACAACGAGGTCTACCGGCTGCCCAAGGCCCTGGACGAGAAGGTCGCCAAGATCCACGTCGAAGCGCTCGGCGGCACGCTGACCAAGCTCACCAAGGATCAGGCGGAGTACATCGGCGTCGATGTCGAAGGCCCGTACAAGCCGGAGCACTACCGGTACTGA
- a CDS encoding NUDIX hydrolase produces MTAESLHASATKLLETWSPPTGPEHALREAMLAFLGSAPRGCLREHAPGHITASAVVFSHDGGAVLLTLHPRVGRWIQLGGHCEETDETVVDAALREATEESGIEGLVMDPELYGAQAHPITCSLGVPTRHLDLLFRITAPPGAVPVRSHESTDLRWWPVDALPPNAEVLLR; encoded by the coding sequence GTGACCGCCGAGTCGCTGCACGCCTCGGCCACGAAACTGCTCGAAACTTGGTCACCGCCAACCGGTCCGGAACATGCGCTGCGGGAGGCGATGCTCGCGTTCCTCGGGTCGGCGCCGCGCGGCTGCCTGCGCGAGCACGCCCCGGGGCACATCACCGCCTCCGCCGTCGTCTTCTCGCACGACGGCGGCGCGGTGCTGCTGACCCTGCACCCGCGCGTGGGCCGCTGGATCCAGCTCGGCGGCCACTGTGAGGAGACCGACGAGACCGTCGTCGACGCCGCCTTGCGTGAGGCGACCGAGGAGTCCGGTATCGAGGGTCTGGTCATGGACCCGGAACTGTATGGCGCGCAGGCCCATCCGATCACCTGTTCGCTGGGCGTGCCGACCCGGCATCTGGATCTGCTGTTCCGGATCACCGCCCCGCCGGGCGCGGTGCCGGTGCGCAGCCACGAATCCACCGATCTGCGCTGGTGGCCCGTCGACGCGCTGCCGCCGAATGCCGAAGTGCTGCTGCGCTGA
- the cofD gene encoding 2-phospho-L-lactate transferase has translation MRAPKIAVLVGGVGGARFLQGVRELLPEADVSAIVNVGDDVWMHGLRICPDLDTCMYTLGGGIDTERGWGRLGETWHAKEELAKYNAQPDWFGLGDRDIATHLIRTEMLRAGYPLSAVTQALCNRWQPGVELIPATDDRCETHVVVSDPERPGERRAIHFQEWWVRYRANLETYGFATIGADEAKPAPNVTEIIAAADAVLLAPSNPVVSIGSILAVPGIRGALRTTEAKVIGVSGVIDGKPLRGMADECLSVIGVDTTAEAIGRYYGARTATGILDGWLIHTTDTAEVPGVEVRSVPLLMTDPPTTAEIVREALDLAGVKW, from the coding sequence GTGCGCGCGCCGAAGATCGCCGTCCTGGTCGGCGGCGTAGGGGGCGCGCGTTTTCTGCAGGGCGTCCGGGAACTGCTTCCCGAGGCCGATGTCTCGGCCATCGTCAATGTCGGCGACGACGTCTGGATGCACGGTCTCCGTATCTGCCCCGACCTCGATACCTGCATGTACACCCTGGGTGGCGGCATTGATACCGAGCGCGGCTGGGGCCGGCTCGGGGAAACCTGGCACGCCAAGGAAGAGCTGGCGAAATACAACGCGCAGCCGGATTGGTTCGGCCTGGGCGATCGCGATATCGCCACGCACTTGATTCGAACTGAAATGCTGCGTGCCGGATACCCGCTTTCGGCGGTCACCCAAGCGCTCTGCAACCGGTGGCAGCCGGGCGTCGAACTCATCCCGGCAACCGACGATCGCTGTGAAACGCATGTCGTTGTGAGTGATCCGGAGCGCCCTGGCGAACGCCGCGCGATCCATTTTCAAGAGTGGTGGGTGCGCTATCGAGCGAACCTCGAAACGTACGGATTTGCCACAATCGGGGCAGATGAAGCGAAACCGGCACCAAATGTGACGGAGATCATAGCTGCGGCAGATGCCGTTCTGCTGGCCCCTTCGAACCCGGTTGTCAGCATCGGTTCCATCCTCGCGGTGCCCGGAATCCGGGGTGCGTTGCGCACCACGGAGGCGAAGGTGATCGGGGTGTCCGGGGTGATCGACGGCAAGCCGTTGCGCGGCATGGCCGACGAATGCCTGTCGGTGATCGGCGTGGACACCACCGCCGAGGCGATCGGCCGCTACTACGGCGCCCGCACGGCCACCGGCATTCTGGACGGCTGGCTGATCCATACCACCGACACCGCCGAGGTGCCCGGCGTCGAAGTGCGCAGCGTACCGCTGCTGATGACCGACCCGCCGACGACCGCCGAAATCGTCCGGGAGGCACTGGATCTGGCTGGGGTGAAGTGGTGA
- a CDS encoding DUF3499 domain-containing protein — protein sequence MRRCCRPGCKNPAVATLTYVYSDSTAVVGPLATVAEPHSWDLCETHGSRITAPKGWELVRHEGGFSSSTPDDDDLTALAEAVREAGLRRRPPEPAADRGYRDYSAPPPRTTRTGRRGHLRVLPDPPG from the coding sequence ATGCGTCGTTGTTGCCGACCAGGCTGCAAGAATCCGGCCGTCGCGACGCTCACCTATGTGTACTCCGACTCCACGGCAGTCGTCGGCCCGCTGGCCACCGTCGCCGAACCGCACTCCTGGGATCTGTGTGAAACGCACGGATCCCGGATCACCGCCCCCAAGGGGTGGGAGCTGGTCCGGCACGAAGGCGGATTCTCCTCCAGCACACCGGATGACGACGATCTGACCGCGCTGGCCGAGGCGGTGCGCGAGGCCGGTTTACGTCGTCGTCCGCCCGAGCCGGCCGCCGATCGCGGTTACCGCGATTACTCCGCGCCGCCGCCGCGCACCACCCGCACCGGTCGTCGCGGTCACCTACGTGTACTACCGGACCCGCCCGGCTGA
- a CDS encoding WhiB family transcriptional regulator — translation MFETIEEQWQERALCAQTDPEAFFPEKGGSTREAKRICMGCEVRDECLEYALAHDERFGIWGGLSERERRRLKRGIG, via the coding sequence ATGTTCGAAACCATCGAAGAACAGTGGCAAGAGCGTGCTCTGTGCGCGCAGACCGATCCGGAGGCGTTCTTCCCCGAGAAGGGCGGCTCGACCCGCGAGGCGAAACGGATCTGCATGGGCTGCGAGGTTCGGGACGAGTGCTTGGAGTACGCACTCGCGCACGACGAACGCTTCGGTATCTGGGGCGGCCTCTCCGAGCGGGAGCGCCGCCGCCTCAAACGCGGCATCGGATAG
- a CDS encoding phosphomannomutase/phosphoglucomutase, which yields MTVARSAESVNAVIKAYDVRGVVGEQIDAQFVGDVGAAFARLMRAEGATRVVVGHDMRESSPGLAAAFADGVLDQGLDVVHIGLASTDQLYFASGNLGSPGAMFTASHNPARYNGIKLCRANALPVGQETGLATIAAEVTTGVPGYDGPRGSATELDLLTAYAKYLRGLVELDNVRPLTIAVDAGNGMGGHTVPEVLGTLPQLKVVPLYFELDGSFPNHEANPLDPANLVDLQKLVRESGADIGLAFDGDADRCFVVDEKGEPISPSAITALVAERELTKEPGAVIIHNLITSHAVPELVTRLGGTPVRTRVGHSFIKQEMASTGAVFGGEHSAHYYFRDFWGADSGMLAALHVLAALGESDRPISELMASYETYAASGEINSTVADAKDRTMAVLDAFGARAKSVDRLDGVTVQLPDDAWFNLRASNTEPLLRLNVEARSPEEVDALVTEILSIVRA from the coding sequence ATGACAGTCGCCCGCTCTGCCGAGTCCGTGAACGCGGTCATCAAGGCCTACGACGTCCGCGGTGTTGTCGGAGAACAGATCGACGCGCAATTCGTCGGCGATGTCGGCGCCGCGTTCGCGCGCCTGATGCGCGCCGAGGGCGCGACCCGCGTGGTCGTCGGCCACGATATGCGCGAATCCTCCCCCGGCCTGGCCGCCGCGTTCGCCGACGGCGTCCTCGATCAGGGCCTGGACGTGGTGCACATCGGCCTGGCCTCCACCGACCAGCTGTACTTCGCCTCCGGCAACCTCGGCTCCCCCGGTGCCATGTTCACCGCCAGCCACAATCCGGCCCGGTACAACGGCATCAAGCTGTGCCGCGCCAACGCGCTGCCCGTCGGCCAGGAAACCGGTCTGGCGACGATCGCGGCCGAGGTCACCACCGGGGTGCCCGGCTACGACGGCCCCCGCGGCTCCGCCACCGAACTCGACCTGCTGACCGCCTACGCCAAGTACCTGCGCGGCCTGGTCGAGCTGGACAACGTCCGTCCGCTGACCATCGCGGTGGACGCGGGCAACGGCATGGGCGGGCACACCGTCCCCGAGGTGCTGGGCACGCTCCCGCAGCTGAAGGTCGTGCCGCTGTACTTCGAGCTGGACGGCTCGTTCCCGAACCACGAGGCCAACCCGCTGGATCCGGCCAACCTGGTCGATCTGCAGAAGCTGGTGCGCGAGTCCGGCGCCGATATCGGACTGGCGTTCGACGGTGACGCCGACCGCTGCTTCGTCGTCGACGAGAAGGGCGAGCCGATTTCGCCCTCCGCGATCACCGCCCTGGTCGCCGAGCGGGAGCTGACCAAGGAACCCGGCGCGGTGATCATCCACAACCTGATCACTTCGCACGCGGTGCCCGAGCTGGTGACCCGCCTGGGCGGCACCCCGGTGCGCACCCGGGTCGGGCATTCGTTCATCAAGCAGGAAATGGCTTCCACCGGCGCGGTTTTCGGCGGCGAGCACTCCGCGCACTACTACTTCCGCGACTTCTGGGGCGCCGACTCCGGCATGCTCGCGGCCCTGCACGTGCTGGCCGCGCTCGGCGAATCCGACCGCCCGATCTCCGAGCTCATGGCCTCGTATGAAACGTATGCGGCTTCCGGGGAGATCAACTCCACAGTGGCGGACGCGAAGGACCGGACGATGGCCGTGCTGGACGCGTTCGGCGCTCGCGCGAAGTCAGTGGACCGGCTCGACGGCGTGACGGTCCAGCTTCCGGACGACGCCTGGTTCAACTTGCGCGCCTCGAATACCGAACCGTTGCTCCGGCTCAACGTGGAAGCCAGGTCGCCGGAGGAAGTAGACGCACTTGTGACAGAGATTCTGAGCATCGTCCGAGCCTGA